The Littorina saxatilis isolate snail1 linkage group LG15, US_GU_Lsax_2.0, whole genome shotgun sequence genome contains a region encoding:
- the LOC138948326 gene encoding uncharacterized protein: MAESTLYNDDVLGCSLFALCNDDVLGCSLFALCNDDVLGCSLFALCNDDVLGCSLFALCNDDVLGCSLFALCNDDVLGCSVFPLCNDDVLGCSLFALYNDDVQGCSLFALYNDDVQGCSLLALCNDDNDDVLGCSLFALCNDAVLVHFTVLHGSWKTQSLTK; this comes from the exons atggcagaaagca CTTTGTATAATGACGATGTACTGGGTTGTTCTCTGTTTGCTTTGTGTAATGACGATGTACTGGGTTGTTCTCTGTTTGCTTTGTGTAATGACGATGTACTGGGTTGTTCTCTGTTTGCTTTGTGTAATGACGATGTACTGGGTTGTTCTCTGTTTGCTTTGTGTAATGACGATGTACTGGGTTGTTCTCTGTTTGCTTTGTGTAATGACGATGTACTGGGTTGTTCTGTGTTTCCTTTGTGTAATGACGATGTACTTGGTTGTTCTCTGTTTGCTTTGTATAATGACGATGTACAGGGTTGTTCTCTGTTTGCTTTGTATAATGACGATGTACAGGGTTGTTCTCTGTTAGCTTTGTGTAATGACGAT AATGACGATGTACTGGGTTGTTCTCTGTTTGCTTTGTGTAATGACGCTGTACTGG TTCACTTCACCGTGCTTCATGGGTCGTGGAAGACCCAGAGCCTTACAAAATAg